From the Fulvia fulva chromosome 2, complete sequence genome, one window contains:
- a CDS encoding AB hydrolase superfamily protein — MLLTREELDKSSHPDPQVAEYYAKNPAQAHENDPLVVRAGMAAYTEAVLSKLGGSPTGQTVFYHDIPMRDDFSSTLKIFKPTDDRPPGALIVLCFGGGFIAGSKDQLTEIARTLVHLFGATVVNISYRLAPEWKFPYAQLDAWDSMKWIAENATGELLSADPRNGFLLGGVSAGGAITACLSRKFQEEPLKWPLTGQWLCVPSLMHKDICPEKYRELFISHDQNASAPGLTRESREMMREAAQWDASSDLRYAVNSATPLSGQPRAFFQVDGMDPLRDDALIYDEMLKEAGVETKFDFYLGCPHAHWFTMRGMEIGDRARVDCVEGFGWLLREEIKRERIVEVLGIKTWW; from the exons ATGCTGCTTACAAGGGAAGAGCTCGACAAATCATCGCATCCAGATCCCCAGGTGGCAGAG TACTACGCCAAGAACCCTGCCCAAGCACATGAGAATGATCCTCTTGTCGTCCGCGCAGGCATGGCCGCCTATACCGAAGCAGTCCTCTCCAAGCTAGGCGGCTCACCCACCGGACAGACGGTATTCTACCATGACATCCCCATGCGCGATGATTTCTCCAGTACATTGAAGATCTTCAAGCCTACGGACGATCGACCTCCCGGGGCCCTGATCGTTCTCTGCTTCGGCGGCGGCTTTATAGCAGGAAGCAAAGACCAACTCACCGAAATTGCCAGAACGCTCGTTCATCTCTTCGGGGCCACGGTCGTGAACATCTCCTACCGCCTCGCACCTGAATGGAAATTCCCATATGCACAGCTCGACGCATGGGATAGCATGAAATGGATTGCCGAGAACGCCACTGGTGAGCTTCTATCCGCTGACCCGAGGAACGGATTCCTGCTGGGCGGCGTGTCAGCAGGTGGCGCCATCACAGCTTGTCTCTCCCGGAAGTTCCAGGAAGAACCGCTGAAGTGGCCGTTGACAGGACAGTGGTTGTGCGTACCAAGTCTGATGCATAAGGATATCTGTCCGGAGAAGTACCGGGAGCTTTTCATCTCGCATGATCAGAACGCGAGTGCGCCCGGCTTGACGAGGGAGAGCAGGGAGATGATGAGAGAGGCCGCGCAGTGGGATGCTAGCAGTGACTTGAGGTATGCGGTGAATAGTGCCACGCCGTTGAGTGGACAGCCGAGAGCATTCTTCCAGGTTGACGGGATGGATCCGTTGAGGGATGATGCGCTGATATATGACGAGATGTTGAAGGAGGCCGGAGTCGAGACAAAGTTTGACTTTTATCTAGGATGTCCGCATGCGCATTGGTTCACAATGAGGGGGATGGAGATTGGAGATCGCGCGAGGGTGGATTGTGTGGAGGGGTTTGGATGGTTGCTGCGAGAAGAGATCAAGAGGGAGAGGATTGTGGAGGTGCTGGGGATCAAGACGTGGTGGTGA
- a CDS encoding Ecp42 yields MLASRMLLFAFTLQVFAADPFCDDSKVCTPCMCNAAGRCQGFCHTVRGSSGPSPSRFCDTSADNKRCGCPTKRDTIMRRGACMSTGGIKTHPITKDDCALLNQAILCETSSYGVCQWDYTRDACYPRH; encoded by the exons ATGCTTGCTTCACGAATGCTTCTTTTCGCTTTTACACTCCAAGTCTTTGCCGCGGACCCTTTCTGCGACGACAGCAAAGTTTGTACACCGTGTATGTGTAATGCAGCGGGCCGTTGT CAAGGGTTCTGCCATACTGTACGTGGGTCCTCGGGTCCTAGTCCTTCGAGGTTCTGCGACACGTCGGCCGATAACAAACGTTGCGGGTGTCCTACAAAAAGGGATACCATTATGCGACGGGGTGCATGCATGTCTACAGGCGGTATCAAAACGCATCCAATAACTAAAGATGACTGCGCTTTG CTCAATCAAGCCATTTTGTGTGAAACAAGTTCCTATGGCGTTTGCCAGTGGGACTACACACGGGACGCGTGTTACCCTAGGCATTAA
- a CDS encoding ATPase family AAA domain-containing protein 5, which translates to MAATAVLPAMNADGERSLHPFFTKPHAIFNQPAIVDERDDDAEYVANEAHDEPHEQPKRTTSKRRKKNNDQGSTKAKTQRTLGDIVNGKSAAPLAPEKVVEPCTSEPDLNIARRKRRRTNEHEPTEVGASAVADEAAPTSITPKRSSSPRVIIPASSPLPTAGAVEVLRTSEGIVIPETSEGVLETVPPPRKVLKLNARGRFSSPPTKKTKDSDEAKPETPKRRGRKRKSAVVTPDAHRMVVCNYGQDEARRQDVGQRIERILNGTESVSTNKTKTTPKKRTPRKPKATHPFFVGKMEDPAPPKKGSPRKTSAITPGKLRVKASFDRTHESNEIPAFHSALLRDRFMIKHPGSKDAPFPDRSQAHVRGENDSRSVGRSKAVTGLPYRKRKQAKVPISQEASVLARFATELEPEADRRLRSDGFHEPDLSLHLPQKLLISGEEIAKKIKRQLSVALADSNEDELLARASQQAHHPSLQRLYDRIPTTLTAFDESKGEMLQWVQKYAPSCCADVLQPEKEMSVLRTWLTSLAVQAVGGAATTAERAAKPKAIEKPKKKRRKKADDLDDFLVDSDEDVYDMNELADLDDDVGTSRGAPKSIVQVAQTGAKLGNAVLLSGPHGCGKTAAAYAVAKELGYKVFEISSSERRSGRDVLDKIGDMTENHLVKHHGTESVEISDTEGPDRIDEAFQKDLESGRQGKMMSFFKPKTQPKSTPAEPKKIVKEKTVKAVQEAIKKRPKDQQQSLILLEEVDILFKDDKDFWTTILKLIVTSKRPFIMTCNDEDLVPLQAMSLHAILRFTHPPVDLATDYILLLAAAEGHLLESLAVESLYQHHHCDLRASISELDYWCQMGVGDPREGLSWIYQRWPTGSDVDAKGRTLRIVSEGTYRPGMGLSQGYSNNTESSLLSESAELDLAPSSALGWEQLPLTTMATPADPKSRYQQLAQFAKFADVLSAADFCCSAGLVESASLDPTQPDMPDKSRGHYIEGIALLQTDERMDYSDMSRKLLVATTLSAFDNFVPPIGGRHPAENELQQRIPLEMPLSRRAFSCFDAVSTSAEANAGVYPGLSQSAFDGPLNIITTDLAPYVRSIVQYDEALEEQRDRLDLLMTDGRKAKRARTTRAARSALEGGQRSTTRRERWFTKNLDFNAVLATGGIAWPRTSNAPPSAAGSVDMMSQNSADAPPSSMEEIKYED; encoded by the exons ATGGCAGCAACGGCAGTGTTACCTGCCATGAACGCAGATGGCGAGAGGAGCCTTCATCCGTTCTTCACCAAGCCCCATG CCATATTCAACCAGCCCGCGATCGTTGACGAACGAGATGACGATGCGGAATACGTCGCGAACGAAGCACATGATGAGCCACACGAACAGCCAAAGCGGACAACCAGCAAAAGACGAAAGAAGAACAATGATCAGGGCTCGACGAAGGCCAAGACTCAACGAACACTGGGAGACATAGTGAATGGAAAGAGTGCAGCTCCACTCGCTCCCGAGAAGGTCGTAGAACCATGCACGTCCGAGCCGGATCTCAATATTGCTCGTCGGAAGAGGCGACGTACGAACGAGCATGAGCCCACAGAGGTTGGTGCCTCAGCTGTCGCAGACGAGGCAGCACCAACATCGATCACACCTAAAAGGTCATCGTCGCCACGCGTCATCATACCGGCCTCCTCGCCTTTACCCACGGCAGGAGCCGTCGAGGTGTTACGAACGTCTGAAGGCATTGTCATACCAGAGACGAGCGAAGGTGTGCTCGAGACTGTGCCTCCGCCCAGGAAAGTACTGAAGCTCAACGCTAGAGGCAGATTCAGTTCACCTCCCACGAAGAAGACCAAGGACTCGGACGAGGCAAAACCAGAAACCCCGAAACGACGAGGCAGGAAGCGAAAATCTGCCGTCGTAACTCCTGATGCGCACCGTATGGTCGTCTGCAACTATGGCCAGGACGAGGCGCGCCGACAAGATGTTGGTCAGAGAATAGAACGGATTCTGAATGGCACTGAGTCGGTTTCCACTAACAAAACGAAGACAACACCGAAGAAACGAACGCCCAGGAAGCCGAAAGCGACACATCCATTCTTTGTAGGGAAGATGGAAGACCCAGCGCCGCCTAAGAAAGGGTCTCCACGCAAAACCAGCGCCATTACTCCTGGTAAGCTGCGAGTAAAAGCTTCATTCGATCGGACTCACGAGTCAAATGAGATTCCTGCGTTCCACTCAGCACTTCTTCGTGATAGATTCATGATCAAGCATCCCGGGTCCAAGGATGCACCATTTCCGGATAGATCGCAGGCACATGTGCGAGGAGAAAACGATTCTAGGTCCGTCGGTCGGAGCAAAGCAGTGACCGGGTTGCCCTACCGAAAACGCAAGCAGGCAAAAGTACCTATCTCGCAGGAAGCATCTGTCCTCGCACGCTTCGCTACCGAGCTGGAGCCTGAGGCGGACCGTAGACTTCGTTCAGATGGCTTCCACGAGCCTGATCTATCGCTACATCTACCGCAGAAACTTCTCATTTCTGGGGAAGAGATAGCTAAGAAGATCAAGCGCCAGCTCTCTGTGGCATTGGCAGATTCAAACGAGGATGAGCTCCTGGCTCGAGCTTCGCAGCAGGCTCACCACCCCTCTCTGCAGCGGCTGTACGACAGGATACCCACCACGCTGACAGCGTTCGACGAATCGAAAGGAGAAATGCTCCAGTGGGTACAGAAGTACGCGCCGTCGTGTTGCGCCGACGTCTTGCAGCCCGAAAAGGAGATGTCAGTCCTCAGAACATGGCTCACATCTTTGGCGGTACAAGCTGTTGGAGGCGCGGCGACAACAGCTGAGCGAGCGGCGAAACCCAAAGCTATAGAAAAGCCCAAGAAGAAACGCAGAAAAAAGGCCGATGATCTCGATGACTTCCTGGTCGACAGTGACGAGGATGTGTACGACATGAATGAGCTGGCAGACCTCGACGATGATGTGGGCACCAGTCGTGGAGCGCCCAAGAGTATCGTGCAGGTTGCGCAGACTGGAGCGAAACTTGGCAACGCGGTCTTGCTTAGTGGTCCTCATGGCTGTGGCAAGACAGCTGCCGCATATGCTGTTGCCAAAGAACTGGGGTACAAAGTGTTCGAGATAAGCTCCAGCGAGCGGCGTAGCGGACGCGACGTGCTGGACAAAATCGGCGACATGACTGAGAACCATCTGGTCAAACATCACGGCACAGAGTCGGTCGAGATCTCTGACACCGAAGGCCCGGATCGAATCGACGAGGCGTTCCAGAAAGACCTTGAAAGTGGTCGGCAGGGCAAGATGATGTCGTTCTTCAAACCAAAGACCCAGCCGAAATCCACGCCGGCTGAACCCAAGAAGATCGTCAAGGAAAAGACCGTCAAGGCAGTACAAGAAGCGATCAAAAAGCGGCCCAAGGACCAGCAACAATCACTTATTCTCCTAGAAGAAGTCGACATTCTCTTCAAGGATGACAAGGACTTCTGGACCACAATATTGAAGCTTATCGTGACCTCGAAACGGCCGTTCATCATGACTTGCAACGATGAAGATCTTGTCCCGTTGCAGGCGATGTCGTTGCATGCGATACTTCGCTTTACACATCCTCCTGTCGACCTTGCCACGGACTACATACTGCTGCTCGCCGCTGCAGAAGGCCATTTACTGGAGAGCCTCGCTGTCGAATCGCTTTACCAGCATCACCACTGCGATCTCCGGGCTAGTATTTCCGAGCTCGACTACTGGTGTCAAATGGGCGTAGGCGACCCTCGTGAAGGGCTGAGTTGGATATACCAGAGATGGCCAACGGGGTCCGACGTGGATGCCAAAGGCAGAACACTGCGAATCGTGAGCGAAGGGACATATCGACCCGGCATGGGCCTATCTCAAGGCTACTCCAACAACACGGAGTCTTCACTGCTGTCAGAGTCGGCCGAGCTTGACTTGGCGCCATCATCAGCTCTTGGATGGGAGCAGCTGCCATTGACGACTATGGCAACACCAGCGGACCCGAAGTCGCGATATCAGCAGCTTGCCCAATTCGCGAAATTCGCAGATGTTTTGAGCGCAGCGGACTTTTGCTGCTCGGCTGGCCTAGTGGAATCTGCATCTTTGGATCCAACCCAGCCTGACATGCCAGATAAATCTCGCGGACATTATATCGAGGGCATCGCTCTCTTGCAGACTGATGAACGCATGGACTACAGCGACATGAGCAGGAAATTGCTCGTTGCAACAACTTTGTCTGCTTTCGACAATTTCGTTCCGCCTATCGGTGGCCGTCACCCAGCAGAGAACGAATTGCAGCAGAGGATTCCATTAGAAATGCCACTCAGTCGCCGTGCCTTTTCCTGCTTCGATGCTGTCTCAACGTCTGCTGAAGCAAATGCTGGCGTGTATCCTGGACTCTCCCAGTCCGCTTTTGATGGACCTCTGAATATCATTACCACAGACCTAGCTCCTTATGTCCGCTCGATCGTGCAGTACGACGAGGCGCTGGAGGAGCAACGCGACAGACTGGACCTTCTAATGACTGATGGTCGCAAAGCGAAACGAGCGCGAACAACCAGGGCCGCCAGAAGTGCATTGGAAGGAGGCCAACGATCAACGACAAGACGCGAAAGATGGTTTACGAAGAACCTCGACTTCAACGCTGTTCTGGCCACAGGTGGTATAGCTTGGCCAAGAACGTCGAATGCACCACCATCTGCTGCTGGATCTGTCGACATGATGTCTCAGAACAGCGCAGATGCCCCGCCTTCGAGTATGGAAGAGATCAAGTACGAGGACTGA